The Vicia villosa cultivar HV-30 ecotype Madison, WI unplaced genomic scaffold, Vvil1.0 ctg.002314F_1_1, whole genome shotgun sequence genomic sequence GCGGATAGCATTTACCAAGAGAAATTGCCTTGCCTCTCGAATTCAATTTCCACCTAGAACAATTCTATTTCCCTCAATATTGATTCCTATCCCCTTTTGATCCAACTTCATTGATTACCCTACAGGTACATCGTACTGTATCAGATTCTGATTTTCTCCTTCAGAATCTAAGATTTTGATCCAATTTATCACTTTTTCTAGCTTGTAGGTGATTATTTTCTAGAATAGCGAAATGGGTATTGATGATTTTTCAATTAGAAAGGGTTTTGATTTCTGGGTATACTAGATTTTGAGTTTCACTATTAATCTATGGAATTTTGACAAGGGTGCATAGATATGGGTTCAAAAGGTGCGGATAGTAAAGCATGGAAATGGGGTTTAGGTTTGATATATATAATAGCTGTTGCAATAATATGGATAGCTGCTAGTTTTGTAGTGCAATCTGTTGTAGATGATGGTGTATCGCCGTTCCTTGTTACTTACATATGCAATTCTTTGTTCGTGGTGTTGCTTCCGATTGTTGAAATCGGGAGGTATTTTGAGGATTCTTACGGAGGTTTATGGTTTTGGAAGAGTGATAAGAGGAAAACAAATTTAGAACGGAGGTTAGGGGAGTCGGAACAAACTATACTTCTTAGAGATAACGAAGCGAGCGGTGAATTGGTTGTTGAAGCGGTGGACGTGGTTGAAGATAGGAGCGACGGTTCTGAATTGGTTCCTTCTGGTAATGTAGTAGGAGGATTGGTTGGTCAGGTTTCTTTGATTGAAAATGTTGATCGAAGAGGGTTGGATGAGAAAGGGCGATGGACACGTTGCAGAGTCGCTAAAGTTAGTTTGTTGATATGCCCGTTTTGGTTTTTTGCTCAACTCACTTTTAACCTGTCGTTGAAGTATACTACAGTTACCGTAAGTGAATTTAGATTATTTGTCATTACTTCATTATTTGGTTTAAATAGCATACATGATTCTATTAACCACAATTTGTGTTCAAATATATATGTGAGGATCATGGTTAATGACATTCCAAATCGTGGTTAATTGTGTTTAGTGGATGGTTAATGAGTTGCAACACCTTGTTGTATTCATTAATCATCTTTTAAACATGATTAAGCATGTATTTGAACTGCATTCACTATCCAAATTATTGttgaattatgtagcaaaataaaAACACCTCTAAGTTAGTTATTTTTTCATATCATATGCAGTCAAATACAATCTTAAGCAGTGCATCCAGTCTTTTTACCTTCTTGGTTTCCCTAGCTTTTTTGGGTGAGAGGTTTACATGGTTAAAGCTCTGTAGTGTTCTTCTTTGCATGGGAGGAACAATAGTTGTAAGTCTTGGTGATTCAAAATCTGGTTTAAGAACAGTTGCATCAAATCCTCTTCTTGGAGACATTTTTGCTCTATCTTCAGCAGGACTATATGCAGTGTATATCACCCTTATTCGCAAGAAATTAAATGACGACGATGGAAAGAACGGTGAAGCCAGTATGGCTCAGTTTCTTGGATTTCTTGGGCTTTTCAATGTTTTGCTTTTTCTTCCAGTTGCCCTTATACTCAATTTCACCAAGACTGAACCTTTTCATATGCTTACTTTGAAGCAGCTTGGTCTGATTATTGGCAAAGGTTTGTATTCACTATCTTTTACATTTTCTTTGGTATTTGATGAAGTGGATAAGTTCTTTGTGCATCTTTCTTTAGAAATGAAATTTGTTATTTTCTAAGAGTAGATCAAACAAACGGTAGTAATGGTCATAGGTTATATTATTCAGATGGAaaatcaaactattttcaaataaGGTATAATCTGTTTTCATATCTAGAGAGCTTATAGATATAAGCTGAAAACAACTTATGGGCATATCATAAGCTGTTTTCATAAGCTCACGCAAACAGTCTCGCAGGTGCTTCTGATAAAAACCTGAGAATTTAGGTAAGAACTGTGTATAATTTACCGTAAGTGGATGAGCTTAAAGCTCTTACAATGAGGGAAAATGCAGAAAACTGAAGAGGTATAACTTTTGATTGGAAAATCAAGTAGGGGATTTAAACAAATAGGTAGGTGTTTGCATTGTATTACAATCTCAAGCATTAGTTTTCCAGTCAATATAGTTATAACTCATCACTTTTCCTGAATTTCACTTTAGAAGAAACCGAATCTCTTTTTGATCTTGGTTATTTATATATGTATAGTGTATAATTGCATGTGTCTGTGAATAGCAGGTTAATTGATAAATAATGAGCCACAATAGGGTTGATAATGGTTCTTATAAACATAATGAAAATTAATCTGAGAGGAAATTCGTATATTACATTTGGTACAGTCTTTTTAACTTCAAAGCATTAAGCTTCTGTAGATTGAAACAGAAGGGGAAGAAGATTATTAATGGCTCATTGTCAAATTTCTTCATTAAATAATGAAAACTTACTGATACAAAAATAAGAGGAAGCCTTGAAAATGATCCCAGCATTGTAGCTTTCTATAAATTGTTATAGGATGCGTAAAATCAGGAATTCTTATGGATAAATTACAGCTTCCTACCATGTGCTATGTCTCAACTTTGCTTTGCTAGCCTACTGTTACGTtacaataaataattaacactCTGCCACTCTGACTGGCTAGTGCTAGAATATAAGAAACGGGGCGAGGCGGGGCAGCATAGTTGAGGGTGCGGATTTAAAACCTTGGTCGGTCCCACGAAAAAATGAGGGTGGGGCGGACAGTAGGTCTTTCACCTCTAAAGGCTAAAAGTTGCAAAAATTCTTGTTAATGTTCAAAAAAACGGAGCGGGGCGGAGCAAACATATTAGAGGGAGTGAATCTAAAACCTTGTCCCGCCTGTGGAAAAAAGCGGGTAAAACAGGCTTGTCCGACGGACCGGACCCGTTTTGCCATCCCTACCCCTTTTAATGAGAATGGAAgtgtgaaaagagaaaagaagtcAACGTTTTTGTCATGCATTAAGATTAATATTGATGCATCGTTAGTGTAAATTACACTGCTAACCAATACAAACCATCATATGTATGACTTCTAAGGTAGATATGATTaaagttaaatattttaaatgatcTCACTGATATCTTTGATTGATATTATATAAAATCTTTACACAGTCAAAACATATCAATTAAATCCATTTTTTATTTAGTATTCGAAAATTGTAATATGATTTTCTGAGGGAACATTCTCATCTGTATTGTACGGCCGAGTTATGTGAGATACTTAGCACCATCATTAGCTGAACACGTGTCAAAGAACTTGGCCGAAGATTGGCTTAAAGTTTCTTAAAAATCCATCCACCTTATAGTAGAATTATCAAACCTAGAAAACAAAACTAGCATTACTTCACTTATGACATTCTTATTGCGGTGGCGACGAGAAACCGAAAGGTCATCTGTATCATTAGACTTCACTGTTGACTGTCAGGCCTCCCATTGTTAGTGTCATGTTGTACAGACCTTTGTTTGCAGACAATGAAGTTTTTTCTTTTATTGGCATGTTACTGCAATAACCTAACCCCCAGTGATAATTGAGCTAAATCTATTAAGCAAGCACTTTATCGCTATTTCCAAAAAAGCGCTTTATATGCTGATACAACTCTACATTTGCACTTGGAACTTCAAAGAGTTGTAAATTATTCCCAAATCATTCCTGTTTTTGCTTTTCATTACAAAACTGTCGCTTTATTTTCATCTTGGTTTTTCTTTTATACATGAAACGTTCAAAAGAACGGAAATTTGTGTCAGTTTTCTCAAACAAATACGCCCTAACCTTTTAATCCATGGATCCTTTTCTCATTCTACATTATTTGACTTGTACATTTTTTATTTGCTATCAAAACTAGGATTACTGGACAATGTGCTGAGTGATTACTTATGGGCCAAGGCTGTTCTTCTTACATCAACCACAGTAGCTACAGCTGGACTCACAATTCAAGTCCCATTGGCTGCCATTGTCGATACCTTCACTGGAAATTCTCCTCCCATCATGGATTACCTTGGAGCAGTAGCCGTTATGATTGGCTTTGCAGGAATCAATATTCCGGCCGATACTTTTAGCAAATCAACAGAATCTAGTGCTGTGGAATTGAAAAATGAGGATGTGAGTGTAAGGGATGAAGAACATGCCTTGCATGTAACACAAGATTCTGCTGCTGTACTGTAGCATGTATGTACATTGTATTCTTTTTAGTTATTAGTTCAAGTGCAATATTTTTCGTTAGTACCAAATTTGTTGCAATAACAGAAATGTACTATACAAAAATAGATCGTTACAAGAGTGCATAGATATTAATGAAAATAAGCTCAATCCATTGATAAATGATAAATATGATGAATTGTAGTCAACTCTACAATGATTATTTTCACATATAAAGAATAAAATCACAAATTGACCAATAAATGACATATTAAAAAATTTGACCATAAATAAGTTTCATGGTTAATTTTGTTATGTTTCTTAAAAAGTTCAAGTTATAGGAACATGCTCATCTCCTAATAATTCTTGGCAGTTATGCTAGCTGCATATGCCTTAATGTTGTCAACAACCTTTGTTGTTAGATGCTTGAGAATGGAGGCTAACTACacaataatattttcatattatttccaATGGGCGTTGTTGATTTCAATTGTCAATAAATTTTCATATGAAACTACAACAAATACAGTTACAATTTAAAGCATATAAAAGTGGAAAGGGTTaaatgaaaggaattatccatgACACACTAACTAAAGTTTTGTATACTAAAGTTTTGTATGGGAGTTagagtaggggtgggaataggtcagGTTGGTCTTCAGGGACCTATAGCCTAGCTTACATAAGGTCAGATCagacatatttaataaaaatgtcaGGCTTAGAGTTAGGGCTATTTTATTAAAGAGAATTTTTTTGGAGACTCCCCTATGGAGAGAACCtccagcgaaaaaccaaaaatacccctactttgaaaatgcatttccgacgtaatttttttaaatttttttttcagaattcgaaaatgcacttccgaaaacactcattttgtggtgttttcggagatgcatctccgaaagcactgAAAATTCAAAATTAGCGTTGGATTTAACTATCagttatttttatattgattaattcagatatgcatatctgaaatatccCAATATTCTAAATTTGACGTATCAAATTTTATTAACACAAATTAAAacacaaactaaataaaataaagatgataaaccgtacattcaaccaaaaagcaaaaatacatcataaaataaaagaatattaacattttaaatatgtcattggtaaattaatcgatcaattaaatgctactatatatattaacacacaaattaaaacacaaactaaataaaataaatatttaataaaggtGATAAACCGTACATTTAAccaaaaacaaaaactaaataaaataaagatttaaTAAAGGTGATAAACCGTACATTTAACCAAAAATACAtcgtaaaataaaagaatattaatattctaaatatgttaTTGGTAAATTAATCGATCAATTAAATGCTAATATATATTAACACACAAATTAAAacacaaactaaataaaataaaggtgatAAACCGTACATTCAACCAAAAACCAAAAATACGtcgtaaaataaaataatcttaATAACCCAAATATGTCATTGGTAAATTAATCGATGAATTAAATGttactatatatattatattataaaataattaatattccttttactttattatattaaatagatattttgaatattaatatCCCAAATATGATTCACCTTGTTTTATGTATCGaacaatatttcggaagtgcatctccgaaatatttcaagggggtgaattcggaaatgcatctccgaaaacaccttttttttggtgtttttcggaagtgcacttccgaaatcaactttttttcagaaaaaagtgatttcggagatgtatttccgaaatatagCGGCATTTTGGTATTTTCGCCGCGGGTTTTCAAGAAGGTTGGGGGTCtttaaagaaattctcttattaAATAGGTCAGACTTTGGCTATTaaaaaaaagcctatgaagccttataggtcgacatatatatatatatatatatatatatatatatatatatatatatattagagatatgcTGAATAGGTTAGTTCATGTAtggatatatattagaaaaaaaggcTAAATAGGCTAGCCTATGTATGtatatattagaacaaaggctAAATTGGTCggcttatatatgtatatataggccgacctataaggcttcttaagtaatatagattaattgaaatttttaatgagatacaggcttTTACATAGGCTTTCAGGCCTGGCTAGGTTTTTAAAAAGGTCAGTCAAGCaaaaaaactgagcctatgataggcctagagccgtcaaaatgggccgaagcccatgggccggCCCGTAGGGCCCGGAAAATGTTAGGGCTTGGGCCTAATTTTTTGAGCCCATTTTGTTTCGGGCCTTTTTGAGTCCGGCCCGAAAAAgcccggccctaaatgggccaGCCCGTATGGGCTCCGGGTAGTCCATGGGCCCGATAAAtagtaaaatttaatatttaattaataaaatttaatatttaatactaattaaaaaattcaaatttttgtatttctttaaaatatattttataatagtgaaatataaaaacaaattttaatttttttttaaaaattaagcttaatataatttatttttttaaattaaagagaatatttaatatattttttggaaatgGGCTTTTTGGGCCCGGCCCGAAAAAGCCCGAGGCCCGAACAGGGCTGGGCCTGGGTAGTTAAAACGGAGCCCATATAAAAATGGGATTTTTGGGCCCGGCTCGAAAAAGCCCGAGGCCCGCTAGggccggcccgtttagggccgggtagcccgtttGGACAGCTATAGATAGGCCATAGGCTAGGCTTAGGCCTTTTAGGTTTATCGTAGGCCAGCCTCAGGCCTCCTAAaacctagcctagcctatttccatcCCTAGTTAGGAGGGGAGGGAAAGAGAGGGTTGTAcatcaatttgaaaattttaatatttttttaaaaaataattttgcatGTAATGATAAATGAATATTTCttatcaatatatttttaatcaatatatttttaatttgtaaaatgttataacaatatattttataattgaaGAATTTATGTAATGTTAAACACAAAAATGTATAGTATAACTGTGTGTTTTTTCTGCTGTATTATTCCTGTATACAATCAATTTTCTTAATTAAGGAGATGCTAAAATAATTACATAATTACAACTAATgataaataatattttgtaaTAATGAGGAAATCATCTATGTCATTATTTTGCTAATAATAGCTAATATGCTGTAAATAATTCAATTGACATCCCCCTCAAATTGATGTTGGTAAATCTATCAATATTAATTTGCTAACAAGGAAATTATGACGCTGACGTGTCAAAGGTTTGGTGAATATGTCTGCAATTTGAACAAAAGTGGATACATGATGTAGAGTGATAACTCTACAATCGTAAGCTTCCCGGATGGAGTGACAATCATCTTCTATGTGTTTTGTTTGTTCATGGTAAATAGGATTTGCTGCAATTTGTatggcacttgtattgtcagcatTCAACAAAGTTGGTTGTGTTTGTGAAATACCAATCTCTAACAAAAGACCACACAACCAAATAATCTAAGAGCATGCTGCAGACATGGCGCGATATTCTAATTCAATGGATGACTTAGAGATCGAGTCTTATTTCTTACATTTCCATGAAATTGGTGCATTGCCTAAAAACATACACCAGCCAGTAGTAGATTTCCTAGTGTCCGGACATCCAGCCCAATCAGCATCTCTATAGGCTTGGAGTTGTGGAGATGCACCAACAGAGAAGAATATACCACGATTGGAGGTGCCGACGAGGTATTTACTAATACGGTGGACTGCTGAAAATGCAAGTGCCGAGAGGATTGCATGAATTTGCTTACTGTGTGGACAGCAAACGAGATGTCTGGTCGTGTAATGGTTAGGTAGATAAGACTTCCCACAAGTTTTCTATAAACAGTCGGGTCTTGTCAAAGTTTACCTTCATCCTATCGATATTTCACATTTACTTCCATGGGGTTGTCAACCATAATTACATTGGTAAGACCACCGAGCTTAATCAGATCATGAACATATTTGTGTTGGGTAACAAAAATGCTTTCTTGTTGATATTGCACTTCTAATCCCAAGAAGTAAGTTAGTTGGCCAAGATCTTTCATGTGAAAATTGGACTACAATAATTTCTTGATTGTTGAGATAGACTCTTGATCAGATCCAATGactacaatatcatccacatatacaaaGAGTAACAAAATTCCCTTGGAGGTGTTTTGTATAAAAAGGGAGGGATCATACTAAATTTGTGTGAATGAAAAGCCAAGGAATGTTGTTCTAAAATTTTCAAACCATACTCTTGgggcctgtttcaatccatataaagaACGCTTCAGTTTGCAATCAACATTAGATGATGGACACGGCATACCTGTAGGGAGTTTGATGTAAACTTCTTCATTGAGGTCATTGTGTAGAAATGCATTCTTTACATCCATCTGGTGTAGGTGCCAATATTTGGATGCTGCAATGGAAAGAATAATGCGAACATTAGTTATCTTTGCCACGAGTGCAAAAGTATCCTCATAGTCAAAACCAAATTCTTTCTTATTTCCAAGAACAACCAGCCTAGCCTTGTAACGATCTATTGATCCATCTGAGCGAAGCTTTTATAGTGAACACAAATTTACTGCCAAGAGGTTTAACAGATGGAGGATAAGAAACAACATCCCATGTCTGATTTTCTTCTTGTGCTAGAAGTTCTGCTTCAATAGCTTCTCGCCATGAGTTGTGTTCCATGGCCTGCTTATAGGAAGAAGGAATAGGAACATATGCTAAAGTAGCTGTTAAAGAGAAATGGGAAGAAAAACCATATTTTTCCAGAGGTTTACCAACGCAAGTACTGCGACATAGGGGGGCTGGTTCTGGATTAAGTACTGGACCAGCAGTCATAGATTGATCAAGAGGAAGCCTAATATTGGGTAAAACAATTGGACGTCTTTGGTAAACCAATAGAGGTTTAGGTGTTGATTCTCCTGCAGAAACATTAGAAAATAATGGCAAAATAAACTTGCATGTAGAAGGGAGAATATCTTGATGAGTTGCAAAAAAAGTATTTTATTGAAATATGAATTTTCTAGAAACCCGAATCCTACATAGATTAGGATCATAGCATAGAAAACCTTTTTGGTTGGTTGAGTAACCAAGAAAAGCACATTTAACAGATTGAGATGTGAGCTTATTGTGTTCCTGTGGGAGAAGAGAACATAGCACACATAACCAAAAGTGTGTAGATTGGAATAAATGGGCGTGTGACCAAAAAGTCGTGAGATATGAGAATCATTATTTAAAGATTGAGACGGTAACCGATTAATAAGGTGGGGAGAGCTTCACACCAAAATCATGGTGGCGCAAAGGATTCCAACATGAGAGTATGAACGACATCAAGAAGATGTTGATTTTTTCTTTCAGCTACCCCATTTTGTTAAGGTGTCGAAGGACATGACCTCTGAGATAAAATACCATTAACCTGCAAGAAATCTTGGAATAAATGAGATGTGAATTCCTCCCATTGTCAGAGTGCAAAATTTTGATTTTGGAAGAAAATCAGGTTTGAACATAAGCTAGAAATTTTTTGAAAGCAGAAAATGCTTCATTTTTAGAGCGCATAAAATAGACCCGTGTGAAACGACTATAGTTgtcaataaaagtgataaaatatttgtaattcgCATGAGATATAACAAGTGATATCCCCCATAAATCACTACGAATCATATCAAAAGGTTGATTTATATTTGACCGATGGATCGGAAATGGTAGAATTTTACTTTTACCAAGTTTACAAGAATTGCAATCAAATTGAACAGCACTTAAAGAAGGAGAATTTTTATTATCAAGAACACCAGATTTCACTAAATCATGAAGTACATACGAATTTGGGTGACCAAGACGCTTATGCCATATTTGAAAATCAACAATAGCAGAATTGCAAGAAACAAAATGTAATAAAGAGCATGGAGACAAATATAAATAAAGAGGAAAAAGACGTCCAACTTTAGGCCCCTTCGCGATCAGTTTCCCTGAGTGTTGATCCTGCACAAGACAACCAGATTTTGAGAATTCAACTTGGCAATTATTATAAACTAATTGTCCGACATAAATAAGATTACGAGTGAGACTAGAGGAAACATAAACATTGGTTAAAGAGGAGGAAATATCACCAATTTCTGTGATAGGTAAATTATTCCCATCAGCCATGTGAATTTGAAGATCACCAGAATATCTTGTAACATTTGTAAGAGTATCAACATTGTTGGTCATATGATTGGAGGCCCCAGAGTCAAAATACCAAGGAGAATAGGGAAGATAAGGTTTACCTGAAATTCATAAAGCTGAAAAAGATGAAATTATCATTTGTTGAACCATTTTAGGAGTCATGTTCTGGACGTTGGTGGAAGCAATTTGATCCATACAACCAGTTACAGAAGAGGAACCAACAGAGACAGTAAAAGCGGGTACAATTTTCTTTGGTGGTCTTATAGGGCATTCCTTAATGATGCAACCTTCTTTTTTGCAATAGTTACATAACTTGTTAGGACAGTGTAATGCAGAATGTCCAAGTCCTTTGCAGCAAAAACATTGGACATCACTCATATCTTGTCCTCTAGGCTTGCCTTGTAAAGCGTATGCAACTGGAATAATAGACGATTTATGTTGTTCCATTGTTGTTGTGGAGACTGTGGCTCTATTTGTAAGATTCGACCGGATACCTTCAAAATCAGATCTTAGGTTCATAAGAAATTGATCTTTTTGAGTAGTTTCGTGAACTTTTTGCACTGCAATTTGATCGGTAGTTGACAAATCTTCATAGACAATGTCAGTGTATTCATCCCAAAGATTGATAAAATGagaataaaattcataaattgaTAGACTATCCTGTTGAGAAATGGTAATGTCGTGTTCTAGCTGGAATCCACGAGCTGCGTTATTTTGGATGTATACTTTCTTTAGATAGGCCTACATCTTTGCTGCAGTGTTAAATGGCCGAAGATTGAGAACAATGGTATCAACAGAGCCTATGATCCACAATGACTTGAGCATCTTTGACTATCCATTTGGCATGTTCTTCCTTCTGCTTCTCTTTGTCAGGAGTAGGTTTGGTGCCATCAACATGACCCCAAAGATCCTTACCAATGACAAAAATCTGGAACTGAAATGCCCAAGCTGGATAGTTCTTGTCATTCAGGCGAatgaataaaatatcatttttgtcATACTTATCGGTAGACATGAGGCCGAGAAAATGACAAGAAAGTACATGAAACTAGATCTGGACAGACTTGAGAAAGACAAGAGACTAAGACTGAGTTAGGGTAGGATCGAAACCTGGATTGATACCATGTCAAACACAAAAATGTATCGTAAAAATGTGTGTTTTTCTGCTATAttattcctctctctctctctctatatatatatatatatatatatatatatatatatatatgaggagagttATATTGActctaggggtgggaataggctaggctaggctaggctttataaggcctgggcctggcctacgataaacttacaaggcctgagtctggcctatggcctactataggctcgttttttcagcctggtctggcctttttaaaagcctggcctggcctgaaagcctatttaaaagcctttttcttattaatattttcaattaattcatattacttaagaagccttataggtcgcatatatatgaacatttagaccaacctatttagcttttttttcctaatatatatacatatatagaccaatctatttaacactttttctaatatatatccaTATATAGAccaacctatttagactaattttaatatatatgaaaatataggtcggcctacaaggctttataggcttttttaatggcctgggcctggcctattttattaaataggcttttaaaaaagcccaagcctagcctttttatcaaataggcctggcctgacctggccttaagtaggctaggctataggcccctgtaggccggcctggcctattcccacccctaattgactccaagagtaagttataataacttactcaacatcttgaccattaattcttttcaatctgatggttaaaattaataaggaatagttttctctttccacattt encodes the following:
- the LOC131638439 gene encoding thiamine-repressible mitochondrial transport protein THI74-like → MGSKGADSKAWKWGLGLIYIIAVAIIWIAASFVVQSVVDDGVSPFLVTYICNSLFVVLLPIVEIGRYFEDSYGGLWFWKSDKRKTNLERRLGESEQTILLRDNEASGELVVEAVDVVEDRSDGSELVPSGNVVGGLVGQVSLIENVDRRGLDEKGRWTRCRVAKVSLLICPFWFFAQLTFNLSLKYTTVTSNTILSSASSLFTFLVSLAFLGERFTWLKLCSVLLCMGGTIVVSLGDSKSGLRTVASNPLLGDIFALSSAGLYAVYITLIRKKLNDDDGKNGEASMAQFLGFLGLFNVLLFLPVALILNFTKTEPFHMLTLKQLGLIIGKGLLDNVLSDYLWAKAVLLTSTTVATAGLTIQVPLAAIVDTFTGNSPPIMDYLGAVAVMIGFAGINIPADTFSKSTESSAVELKNEDVSVRDEEHALHVTQDSAAVL